The proteins below come from a single Zonotrichia leucophrys gambelii isolate GWCS_2022_RI chromosome 3, RI_Zleu_2.0, whole genome shotgun sequence genomic window:
- the LOC135446124 gene encoding uncharacterized protein LOC135446124 translates to MDTVHAASSVLLELSDGYVEAAREAVPVAEPPQLQVLEQHWDIKALTPGIISLAMETAPGQLPAPGRLLQMALRLSGRIQETRECLAAVAGSWNGLAQQVLGFILSGDFPRGKQALDETLLGLAGAVQVAGGIASAACSRENPNPSHIQESFLQLQAKFSHAQLNTKGFLEKAVSFRESCGMEKAMLELHGVRWAIGMRILLDAMDQFVGRDVLFVRELSRAVRSKVCPRSLLAAVAENSLRLQEAAWLSYLSCPGDHDAREILALREEIQVFMEALLDVSNTLLLSPLPTASLATRFELLQRDVALRAKALLLHMERVNKEQLQLIQDVVGAALSNLTPEERQRSKEGFEEKANQLMADVQRVRNTLQGALGAGAQLTSQPDLLSVADHLLLLTADVVGSARRHFQSHQDPGDSCQDPGDPCQAAGDPHLEGMVWYWSAKAHYLVTQLWVIHGIDRDTLRCLTECLQRERCPGSPSSTAGLSPAPEPPEAAGIHPCRSRGESGAVQEVRELKHPGGGEHSASLCPHIPGLESAPLLPRQHQDGPCSTCPAKQERANCDKRQGGPSRVSQVTQDMATRRLHMAQFLRRKGPIASKEQFVACARQMISDGQVVVKFGNILAKHCLDQRCSMELLRATEHAQSISSQLGIVARVKAVTGESRASSELLLSNVQNLLQAVQHVLRAAEAACVKGLGQPPADPEEEEVAAFCQQWRKNLTQHRAKEALNSTRDELGLRKTRGAKAEPTLMSLVQEQPLRSRNIPKHPSPRKGHTVMDRHL, encoded by the exons ATGGACACTGTCCATGCTGCCAGCTCCgtcctgctggagctctctGATGGATATGTGGAAGCAGCACGGGAAGCAGTGCCTGTGGCTGAACCcccccagctgcaggtgctggagcagcactgggataTCAAAGCACTTACCCCAGGGATCATCAGCCTGGCCATGGAAACGGcccctgggcagctccctgctccaggcaggctTCTCCAAATGGCACTCAGGCTCTCGGGAAGGATCCAGGAGACTCGGGAgtgcctggcagctgtggcaggcTCTTGGAATGGTCTGGCCCAGCAAGTGCTTGGATTTATCCTGTCAGGTGACTTTCCAAGAGGGAAGCAGGCTTTGGATGAGACCCTGCTGGGTTTagcaggagcagtgcaggtggCAGGAGGCATTGCAAGCGCAGCCTGCAGTAGGGAAAATCCTAATCCCTCTCATATCCAGGAGAGCTTTCTGCAGCTCCAAGCCAAGTTTTCCCATGCTCAGCTGAACACCAAAGGGTTCCTGGAGAAGGCAGTGTCCTTCAGGGAATCCTGTGGGATGGAAAAGGCCATGCTGGAGCTGCACGGTGTCCGGTGGGCCATTGGCATGCGTATCCTGCTGGATGCCATGGATCAGTTCGTGGGCAGGGATGTCCTGTTCGtgagggagctgagcagagccGTGAGGAGCAAGGTTTGCCCACGGagcctcctggctgctgtggctgagaaTTCCCTCAGGTTGCAGGAGGCTGCCTGGCTCTCCTACTTATCCTGCCCTGGAGACCACGATGCCAGAGAAATCCTGGCGCTCCGGGAGGAGATCCAGGTGTTCATGGAAGCACTGCTGGATGTGTCCAAcaccctcctgctctccccactgCCTACTGCCAGCCTGGCCACCCGCTTCGAGCTCCTGCAGAGGGACGTGGCCCTCAGGGCCAAGGCGTTGCTGCTCCACATGGAAAGGGTCAACAAGGAACAGCTGCAGCTGATCCAAGACGTGgttggagcagctctgtccaACCTCACcccagaggagaggcagaggagcaAAGAAGGCTTTGAGGAGAAGGCAAATCAGCTCATGGCTGATGTCCAGAGGGTCAGAAACACCCTCCAGGGTGCTCTGGGGGCCGGTGCTCAACTTACATCCCAGCCTGACCTGCTATCCGTGGCTGaccacctcctgctcctcacagctgacGTGGTGGGAAGCGCCCGGCGGCACTTCCAGAGCCACCAGGACCCTGGGGATTCCTGCCAGGACCCTGGGGATCCCTGCCAGGCCGCTGGGGATCCCCACCTGGAAGGCATGGTGTGGTACTGGTCGGCCAAGGCTCACTACCTTGTCACACAGCTCTGGGTTATCCATGGAAttgacagggacaccctgcGGTGCCTCACAGAATGCCTGCAGCGGGAACGCTGCCCAGGatcacccagcagcacagctggactctccccagccccagagccccctgaggCAGCAGGAATTCATccatgcaggagcagaggagagagtggagctgtgcaggaagtGCGTGAACTG AAACATCCAGGTGGAGGAGAGCACTCGGCATCGCTGTGTCCACACATTCCAGGTCTGGAATCTGCTCCATTACTGCCCCGGCAGCACCAGGATGGCCCTTGCAGCACCTGCCCTGCAAAGCAGGAGAGAGCAAACTGTGACAAGCGGCAGGGTGGCCCCAGCAGGGTGTCCCAGGTGACCCAGGACATGGCCACGAGGAGGCTCCACATGGCTCAGTTCCTGCGCAGGAAGGGCCCCATTGCG AGCAAGGAGCAGTTTGTTGCATGTGCCAGACAAATGATTTCCGATGGGCAGGTGGTTGTTAAGTTTGGGAACATCCTCGCCAAGCACTGCCTGGACCAGAGAtgctccatggagctgctccgTGCCACTGAGCACGCCCAATCCATCAGCAGCCAGCTCGGCATCGTGGCCAG GGTGAAAGCAGTgactggggagagcagggcctcctctgagctgctgctcagcaacGTGCAGAACCTCCTTCAAGCAGTGCAGCACGTCCTGAGGGCGGCCGAGGCGGCCTGTGTCAAA GGTTTGGGACAACCCCCAGCAGAccctgaagaagaagaagttGCTGCTTTCTGCCAGCAGTGGAGGAAAAAcctgacacagcacagagccaaggaggCCTTAAATTCCACCCGGGATGAATTAGGGCTCCGGAAAACTCGAGGGGCAAAGGCTGAGCCCACCCTGATGTCTCTGGTGCAAGAGCAACCCCTACGGAGCAGGAATATCCCAAAGCATCCCAGTCCTAGGAAAGGACACACAGTTATGGACAGACATCTGTAA